A genomic stretch from Dama dama isolate Ldn47 chromosome 10, ASM3311817v1, whole genome shotgun sequence includes:
- the GIGYF1 gene encoding GRB10-interacting GYF protein 1 isoform X2 — MAAETLNFGPEWLRALSSGGSVASPPPSPAMPKYKLADYRYGREEMLALYVKESKVPDELQDKEFAALLQEEPLQPLALEPLTEEEQRNFSLSVNSVAVLRLMGKGAGPPLGGASRGRGSTRSRGRGRGDSCFYQRSIEEGEGAFGRNPREIQRSQSWDDRGERRFEKSARRDGARSGFDEGGAGPRKEHARSDSENWRSLREEQEEEEEGSWRLGAGPRRDGDRWRSTSPDGGPRSAGWREHGDRRRKFEFDLRGDRGGCGEEEGRGGGGSSHLRRCRGPDGFDDDKDGLPEWCLDDEDEEMGTFDASGAFLPLKKGPKEPIPEEQELDFQGLEEEEEEPSEGLDEEGPEAGGKELTPLPPQEEKSSSPSPLPTLGPLWGANGEGDDPVEKDLPAAEGDDMRGMQLSPGAGSPPGPPDLEDDEGLKHLQQEAEKLVASLQDSSLEEEQFTAAIQAQGLRHSAAATALPLSHGAARKWFYKDPQGEIQGPFTTQEMAEWFQAGYFSMALLVKRGCDEGFQPLGEVIKMWGRVPFAPGPSPPPLLGNLDQERLKKQQELAAAALYQQLQHQQFLQLVGSRQLPQCVLREKAALGDLPPPQQQQLTAFLQQLQALKPPRGGDQNLLPTMNRSLSVPDSGSLWDIHTSASPQSGGEASLWDIPINSSTQGPILEQLQLQHKFQERREVELRAKREEEERKRREEKRRQQQQQQEEQKRRQEEEELFRRKQVRQQELLLKLLQQQQQAAAAVPVPPAPSSPPPLWAGLAKQGLSMKTLLELQLEGERHLHKQPPPREPSRAQAPNHRVLGGLGAAPLNQWVSEAGPLWGGPDKSGGSSGLGLWEDTLKSSGSLARSLGLKNSRSSPSLSDSYSHLSGRPVRKKTEEEEKLLKLLQGIPRPQDGFTQWCEQMLHTLSTTGSLDVPMAVAILKEVESPYDVHDYIRSCLGDTLEAKEFAKQFLERRAKQKASQQRQQQEAWLSSGSLQTAFQTNHSTKLGPGEGSKAKRRALMLHSDPSILGYSLHGPSGEIESVDDY, encoded by the exons ATGGCAGCGGAGACCCTCAACTTTGGGCCTGAGTG GCTGAGGGCTCTTTCCAGTGGTGGCAGTGTGGCCTCCCCACCCCCGTCCCCCGCCATGCCCAAGTACAAGCTGGCCGATTATCGCTACGGGCGCGAGGAGATGCTGGCCCTCTATGTCAAGGAGAGCAAG GTCCCTGATGAGCTGCAGGACAAGGAGTTTGCTGCCTTGCTGCAGGAGGAACCGCTGCAGCCCCTCGCGCTGGAGCCGCTGACTGAGGAGGAGCAG AGAAACTTCTCCCTGTCAGTGAACAGCGTGGCCGTGCTGAGGCTGATGGGGAAAGGGGCTGGGCCCCCCCTAGGTGGCGCCTCCCGTGGCAGGGGCAGCACGCGGAGCCGAG GCCGCGGCCGCGGTGACAGTTGCTTTTACCAAAGAAGCATTGAAGAAGGTGAAGGGGCCTTTGGCCGAAACCCCCGGGAGATCCAGCGTAGCCAGAGTTGGGATGACAG AGGCGAGAGGCGGTTTGAGAAGTCAGCCAGGAGGGATGGAG CACGCTCCGGGTTCGATGAGGGAGGGGCTGGCCCAAGGAAGGAGCACGCCCGCTCAGATAGCGAAAACTGGCGTTCTCTCCGAGAGGagcaagaggaggaagaagaaggcaGCTGGAGACTTGGGGCAGGACCCCGGCGAGACGGTGACCGCTGGCGCTCCACCAGCCCTG ATGGCGGCCCCCGCTCTGCTGGCTGGCGGGAACATGGGGACCGGCGTCGCAAGTTTGAATTTGATTTGCGAGGGGATCGAGGCGGGTGTGGTGAAgaggaggggcggggtggggggggcagctCTCACCTCCGGAGGTGCCGAGGGCCCGACGGCTTCGATGACGACAAGGACGGGCTCCCAGAGTGGTGCCTGGACGATGAGGACGAAGAAATGGGCACCTTCGATGCCTCCGGGGCCTTCTTGCCTCTCAAG AAGGGCCCCAAGGAGCCCATTCCTGAGGAACAGGAGCTCGACTTCCAGGgcctggaggaagaggaggaagaacctTCCGAAGGGCTGGACGAGGAGGGGCCCGAGGCGG GTGGGAAGGAACTGACCCCACTGCCTCCTCAGGAGGAGAAGTCCAGTTCCCCGTCCCCACTGCCCACCTTGGGCCCACTCTGGGGAGCTAACGGGGAAGGCGATGACCCAGTGGAGAAAGACCTGCCTGCAGCTGAAG GAGATGACATGAGGGGAATGCAGCTGAGTCCTGGGGCGGGCTCACCCCCCGGCCCACCAGATCTGGAAGATGATGAAGGCTTGAAGCACCTGCAGCAg GAGGCGGAGAAGCTCGTGGCCTCCCTGCAGGacagctccctggaggaggagcagtTCACAGCCGCCATCCAGGCCCAGGGCCTGCGCCACTCTGCAGCCGCCACTGCCCTCCCCCTCAGCCACGGTGCGGCCCGGAAGTGGTTCTACAAGGACCCGCAGGGCGAGATCCAAG GCCCCTTCACGACCCAGGAGATGGCAGAGTGGTTCCAGGCGGGCTATTTCTCCATGGCCCTGCTGGTGAAGCGGGGCTGTGATGAGGGCTTCCAGCCACTGGGTGAGGTGATCAAGATGTGGGGTCGCGTACCCTTCGCCCCTGGTCCATCACCTCCCCCACTGCTG GGGAACCTGGACCAGGAGCGGCTGAAGAAGCAGCAGGAGCTGGCGGCGGCCGCCTTGTACCAGCAGCTGCAGCACCAGCAGTTTCTCCAGCTGGTCGGCAG CCGCCAGCTTCCGCAGTGCGTGCTCCGGGAAAAGGCAGCTCTGGGAGACCTGCCGCcgccacagcagcagcagctcaccgCATTCCTGCAGCAGCTCCAAGCTCTCAAACCCCCCAG GGGTGGGGACCAGAACTTGCTCCCGACGATGAACCGGTCCTTGTCGGTGCCAGACTCGGGTTCCCTCTGGGACATACATACCTCAGCCTCACCACAGTCAG GCGGTGAGGCCAGTCTTTGGGACATACCAATTAACTCTTCGACTCAGGGTCCAATTCTAGAACAACTCCAGCTGCAACACAAA TTCCAGGAGCGCAGAGAAGTGGAGCTCAGGGCGaagcgggaggaggaggagcgcAAGCGCCGGGAGGAGAAGCgccgccagcagcagcagcagcaggaggagcagaagcggcggcaggaggaagaggagctgtTCCGGCGCAAGCAG GTGCGGCAGCAGGAGCTGCTGCTGAagctgctgcagcagcagcagcaggcggcGGCCGCCGTCCCCGTGCCTCCTGCACCCAGTTCCCCGCCCCCCCTGTGGGCCGGCCTGGCCAAGCAGGGCCTGTCCATGAAGACGCTGCTGGAGCTGCAGCTGGAGGGCGAGCGGCACCTGCATAAGCAGCCCCCGCCTCGGGAGCCATCGCGGGCCCAGGCCCCCAACCACCGCGTG CTCGGGGGCCTGGGCGCCGCCCCCCTGAACCAGTGGGTATCTGAGGCCGGGCCACTGTGGGGCGGGCCCGACAAGAGTGGGGGCAGCAGCGGCCTGGGACTCTGGGAAGACACCCTCAAGAGCAGCGGGAGCCTGGCCCGGAGCCTGGGCCTGAAGAACAGCCGCAGCAGCCCCTCTCTCAG TGACTCGTACAGCCACCTGTCCGGCCGGCCTGTGCGCAAGAAGacggaggaggaagagaaactgCTGAAGCTGCTGCAGGGCATCCCCCGGCCCCAGGACGGCTTCACCCAGTGGTGTGAGCAGATGCTGCACACACTGAGCACCACGGGCAGCCTGGACG TGCCCATGGCTGTAGCGATCCTCAAGGAGGTGGAATCCCCCTATGACGTCCACGACTATATCCGTTCCTGCCTGGGGGACACGCTGGAAGCCAAAGAATTTGCCAAACAATTCCTGGAGCGGAGGGCCAAGCAGAAGGCCAgccagcagcggcagcagcag GAGGCTTGGCTGAGCAGTGGCTCCCTGCAGACAGCCTTTCAGACCAACCACAGCACCAAGCTCGGCCCCGGGGAGGGCAGCAAGGCCAAGAGGCGGGCGCTGATGCTGCACTCGGACCCCAGCATCTTGG GGTACTCCCTGCACGGACCTTCTGGTGAGATCGAGAGCGTGGATGACTACTGA
- the GIGYF1 gene encoding GRB10-interacting GYF protein 1 isoform X1 has product MAAETLNFGPEWLRALSSGGSVASPPPSPAMPKYKLADYRYGREEMLALYVKESKVPDELQDKEFAALLQEEPLQPLALEPLTEEEQRNFSLSVNSVAVLRLMGKGAGPPLGGASRGRGSTRSRGRGRGDSCFYQRSIEEGEGAFGRNPREIQRSQSWDDRGERRFEKSARRDGARSGFDEGGAGPRKEHARSDSENWRSLREEQEEEEEGSWRLGAGPRRDGDRWRSTSPDGGPRSAGWREHGDRRRKFEFDLRGDRGGCGEEEGRGGGGSSHLRRCRGPDGFDDDKDGLPEWCLDDEDEEMGTFDASGAFLPLKKGPKEPIPEEQELDFQGLEEEEEEPSEGLDEEGPEAGGKELTPLPPQEEKSSSPSPLPTLGPLWGANGEGDDPVEKDLPAAEGDDMRGMQLSPGAGSPPGPPDLEDDEGLKHLQQEAEKLVASLQDSSLEEEQFTAAIQAQGLRHSAAATALPLSHGAARKWFYKDPQGEIQGPFTTQEMAEWFQAGYFSMALLVKRGCDEGFQPLGEVIKMWGRVPFAPGPSPPPLLGNLDQERLKKQQELAAAALYQQLQHQQFLQLVGSRQLPQCVLREKAALGDLPPPQQQQLTAFLQQLQALKPPRGGDQNLLPTMNRSLSVPDSGSLWDIHTSASPQSGGEASLWDIPINSSTQGPILEQLQLQHKFQERREVELRAKREEEERKRREEKRRQQQQQQEEQKRRQEEEELFRRKQVRQQELLLKLLQQQQQAAAAVPVPPAPSSPPPLWAGLAKQGLSMKTLLELQLEGERHLHKQPPPREPSRAQAPNHRVQLGGLGAAPLNQWVSEAGPLWGGPDKSGGSSGLGLWEDTLKSSGSLARSLGLKNSRSSPSLSDSYSHLSGRPVRKKTEEEEKLLKLLQGIPRPQDGFTQWCEQMLHTLSTTGSLDVPMAVAILKEVESPYDVHDYIRSCLGDTLEAKEFAKQFLERRAKQKASQQRQQQEAWLSSGSLQTAFQTNHSTKLGPGEGSKAKRRALMLHSDPSILGYSLHGPSGEIESVDDY; this is encoded by the exons ATGGCAGCGGAGACCCTCAACTTTGGGCCTGAGTG GCTGAGGGCTCTTTCCAGTGGTGGCAGTGTGGCCTCCCCACCCCCGTCCCCCGCCATGCCCAAGTACAAGCTGGCCGATTATCGCTACGGGCGCGAGGAGATGCTGGCCCTCTATGTCAAGGAGAGCAAG GTCCCTGATGAGCTGCAGGACAAGGAGTTTGCTGCCTTGCTGCAGGAGGAACCGCTGCAGCCCCTCGCGCTGGAGCCGCTGACTGAGGAGGAGCAG AGAAACTTCTCCCTGTCAGTGAACAGCGTGGCCGTGCTGAGGCTGATGGGGAAAGGGGCTGGGCCCCCCCTAGGTGGCGCCTCCCGTGGCAGGGGCAGCACGCGGAGCCGAG GCCGCGGCCGCGGTGACAGTTGCTTTTACCAAAGAAGCATTGAAGAAGGTGAAGGGGCCTTTGGCCGAAACCCCCGGGAGATCCAGCGTAGCCAGAGTTGGGATGACAG AGGCGAGAGGCGGTTTGAGAAGTCAGCCAGGAGGGATGGAG CACGCTCCGGGTTCGATGAGGGAGGGGCTGGCCCAAGGAAGGAGCACGCCCGCTCAGATAGCGAAAACTGGCGTTCTCTCCGAGAGGagcaagaggaggaagaagaaggcaGCTGGAGACTTGGGGCAGGACCCCGGCGAGACGGTGACCGCTGGCGCTCCACCAGCCCTG ATGGCGGCCCCCGCTCTGCTGGCTGGCGGGAACATGGGGACCGGCGTCGCAAGTTTGAATTTGATTTGCGAGGGGATCGAGGCGGGTGTGGTGAAgaggaggggcggggtggggggggcagctCTCACCTCCGGAGGTGCCGAGGGCCCGACGGCTTCGATGACGACAAGGACGGGCTCCCAGAGTGGTGCCTGGACGATGAGGACGAAGAAATGGGCACCTTCGATGCCTCCGGGGCCTTCTTGCCTCTCAAG AAGGGCCCCAAGGAGCCCATTCCTGAGGAACAGGAGCTCGACTTCCAGGgcctggaggaagaggaggaagaacctTCCGAAGGGCTGGACGAGGAGGGGCCCGAGGCGG GTGGGAAGGAACTGACCCCACTGCCTCCTCAGGAGGAGAAGTCCAGTTCCCCGTCCCCACTGCCCACCTTGGGCCCACTCTGGGGAGCTAACGGGGAAGGCGATGACCCAGTGGAGAAAGACCTGCCTGCAGCTGAAG GAGATGACATGAGGGGAATGCAGCTGAGTCCTGGGGCGGGCTCACCCCCCGGCCCACCAGATCTGGAAGATGATGAAGGCTTGAAGCACCTGCAGCAg GAGGCGGAGAAGCTCGTGGCCTCCCTGCAGGacagctccctggaggaggagcagtTCACAGCCGCCATCCAGGCCCAGGGCCTGCGCCACTCTGCAGCCGCCACTGCCCTCCCCCTCAGCCACGGTGCGGCCCGGAAGTGGTTCTACAAGGACCCGCAGGGCGAGATCCAAG GCCCCTTCACGACCCAGGAGATGGCAGAGTGGTTCCAGGCGGGCTATTTCTCCATGGCCCTGCTGGTGAAGCGGGGCTGTGATGAGGGCTTCCAGCCACTGGGTGAGGTGATCAAGATGTGGGGTCGCGTACCCTTCGCCCCTGGTCCATCACCTCCCCCACTGCTG GGGAACCTGGACCAGGAGCGGCTGAAGAAGCAGCAGGAGCTGGCGGCGGCCGCCTTGTACCAGCAGCTGCAGCACCAGCAGTTTCTCCAGCTGGTCGGCAG CCGCCAGCTTCCGCAGTGCGTGCTCCGGGAAAAGGCAGCTCTGGGAGACCTGCCGCcgccacagcagcagcagctcaccgCATTCCTGCAGCAGCTCCAAGCTCTCAAACCCCCCAG GGGTGGGGACCAGAACTTGCTCCCGACGATGAACCGGTCCTTGTCGGTGCCAGACTCGGGTTCCCTCTGGGACATACATACCTCAGCCTCACCACAGTCAG GCGGTGAGGCCAGTCTTTGGGACATACCAATTAACTCTTCGACTCAGGGTCCAATTCTAGAACAACTCCAGCTGCAACACAAA TTCCAGGAGCGCAGAGAAGTGGAGCTCAGGGCGaagcgggaggaggaggagcgcAAGCGCCGGGAGGAGAAGCgccgccagcagcagcagcagcaggaggagcagaagcggcggcaggaggaagaggagctgtTCCGGCGCAAGCAG GTGCGGCAGCAGGAGCTGCTGCTGAagctgctgcagcagcagcagcaggcggcGGCCGCCGTCCCCGTGCCTCCTGCACCCAGTTCCCCGCCCCCCCTGTGGGCCGGCCTGGCCAAGCAGGGCCTGTCCATGAAGACGCTGCTGGAGCTGCAGCTGGAGGGCGAGCGGCACCTGCATAAGCAGCCCCCGCCTCGGGAGCCATCGCGGGCCCAGGCCCCCAACCACCGCGTG CAGCTCGGGGGCCTGGGCGCCGCCCCCCTGAACCAGTGGGTATCTGAGGCCGGGCCACTGTGGGGCGGGCCCGACAAGAGTGGGGGCAGCAGCGGCCTGGGACTCTGGGAAGACACCCTCAAGAGCAGCGGGAGCCTGGCCCGGAGCCTGGGCCTGAAGAACAGCCGCAGCAGCCCCTCTCTCAG TGACTCGTACAGCCACCTGTCCGGCCGGCCTGTGCGCAAGAAGacggaggaggaagagaaactgCTGAAGCTGCTGCAGGGCATCCCCCGGCCCCAGGACGGCTTCACCCAGTGGTGTGAGCAGATGCTGCACACACTGAGCACCACGGGCAGCCTGGACG TGCCCATGGCTGTAGCGATCCTCAAGGAGGTGGAATCCCCCTATGACGTCCACGACTATATCCGTTCCTGCCTGGGGGACACGCTGGAAGCCAAAGAATTTGCCAAACAATTCCTGGAGCGGAGGGCCAAGCAGAAGGCCAgccagcagcggcagcagcag GAGGCTTGGCTGAGCAGTGGCTCCCTGCAGACAGCCTTTCAGACCAACCACAGCACCAAGCTCGGCCCCGGGGAGGGCAGCAAGGCCAAGAGGCGGGCGCTGATGCTGCACTCGGACCCCAGCATCTTGG GGTACTCCCTGCACGGACCTTCTGGTGAGATCGAGAGCGTGGATGACTACTGA
- the GIGYF1 gene encoding GRB10-interacting GYF protein 1 isoform X4, whose protein sequence is MAAETLNFGPEWLRALSSGGSVASPPPSPAMPKYKLADYRYGREEMLALYVKESKVPDELQDKEFAALLQEEPLQPLALEPLTEEEQRNFSLSVNSVAVLRLMGKGAGPPLGGASRGRGSTRSRGRGRGDSCFYQRSIEEGEGAFGRNPREIQRSQSWDDRGERRFEKSARRDGARSGFDEGGAGPRKEHARSDSENWRSLREEQEEEEEGSWRLGAGPRRDGDRWRSTSPDGGPRSAGWREHGDRRRKFEFDLRGDRGGCGEEEGRGGGGSSHLRRCRGPDGFDDDKDGLPEWCLDDEDEEMGTFDASGAFLPLKKGPKEPIPEEQELDFQGLEEEEEEPSEGLDEEGPEAGGKELTPLPPQEEKSSSPSPLPTLGPLWGANGEGDDPVEKDLPAAEGDDMRGMQLSPGAGSPPGPPDLEDDEGLKHLQQEAEKLVASLQDSSLEEEQFTAAIQAQGLRHSAAATALPLSHGAARKWFYKDPQGEIQGPFTTQEMAEWFQAGYFSMALLVKRGCDEGFQPLGEVIKMWGRVPFAPGPSPPPLLGNLDQERLKKQLPQCVLREKAALGDLPPPQQQQLTAFLQQLQALKPPRGGDQNLLPTMNRSLSVPDSGSLWDIHTSASPQSGGEASLWDIPINSSTQGPILEQLQLQHKFQERREVELRAKREEEERKRREEKRRQQQQQQEEQKRRQEEEELFRRKQVRQQELLLKLLQQQQQAAAAVPVPPAPSSPPPLWAGLAKQGLSMKTLLELQLEGERHLHKQPPPREPSRAQAPNHRVQLGGLGAAPLNQWVSEAGPLWGGPDKSGGSSGLGLWEDTLKSSGSLARSLGLKNSRSSPSLSDSYSHLSGRPVRKKTEEEEKLLKLLQGIPRPQDGFTQWCEQMLHTLSTTGSLDVPMAVAILKEVESPYDVHDYIRSCLGDTLEAKEFAKQFLERRAKQKASQQRQQQEAWLSSGSLQTAFQTNHSTKLGPGEGSKAKRRALMLHSDPSILGYSLHGPSGEIESVDDY, encoded by the exons ATGGCAGCGGAGACCCTCAACTTTGGGCCTGAGTG GCTGAGGGCTCTTTCCAGTGGTGGCAGTGTGGCCTCCCCACCCCCGTCCCCCGCCATGCCCAAGTACAAGCTGGCCGATTATCGCTACGGGCGCGAGGAGATGCTGGCCCTCTATGTCAAGGAGAGCAAG GTCCCTGATGAGCTGCAGGACAAGGAGTTTGCTGCCTTGCTGCAGGAGGAACCGCTGCAGCCCCTCGCGCTGGAGCCGCTGACTGAGGAGGAGCAG AGAAACTTCTCCCTGTCAGTGAACAGCGTGGCCGTGCTGAGGCTGATGGGGAAAGGGGCTGGGCCCCCCCTAGGTGGCGCCTCCCGTGGCAGGGGCAGCACGCGGAGCCGAG GCCGCGGCCGCGGTGACAGTTGCTTTTACCAAAGAAGCATTGAAGAAGGTGAAGGGGCCTTTGGCCGAAACCCCCGGGAGATCCAGCGTAGCCAGAGTTGGGATGACAG AGGCGAGAGGCGGTTTGAGAAGTCAGCCAGGAGGGATGGAG CACGCTCCGGGTTCGATGAGGGAGGGGCTGGCCCAAGGAAGGAGCACGCCCGCTCAGATAGCGAAAACTGGCGTTCTCTCCGAGAGGagcaagaggaggaagaagaaggcaGCTGGAGACTTGGGGCAGGACCCCGGCGAGACGGTGACCGCTGGCGCTCCACCAGCCCTG ATGGCGGCCCCCGCTCTGCTGGCTGGCGGGAACATGGGGACCGGCGTCGCAAGTTTGAATTTGATTTGCGAGGGGATCGAGGCGGGTGTGGTGAAgaggaggggcggggtggggggggcagctCTCACCTCCGGAGGTGCCGAGGGCCCGACGGCTTCGATGACGACAAGGACGGGCTCCCAGAGTGGTGCCTGGACGATGAGGACGAAGAAATGGGCACCTTCGATGCCTCCGGGGCCTTCTTGCCTCTCAAG AAGGGCCCCAAGGAGCCCATTCCTGAGGAACAGGAGCTCGACTTCCAGGgcctggaggaagaggaggaagaacctTCCGAAGGGCTGGACGAGGAGGGGCCCGAGGCGG GTGGGAAGGAACTGACCCCACTGCCTCCTCAGGAGGAGAAGTCCAGTTCCCCGTCCCCACTGCCCACCTTGGGCCCACTCTGGGGAGCTAACGGGGAAGGCGATGACCCAGTGGAGAAAGACCTGCCTGCAGCTGAAG GAGATGACATGAGGGGAATGCAGCTGAGTCCTGGGGCGGGCTCACCCCCCGGCCCACCAGATCTGGAAGATGATGAAGGCTTGAAGCACCTGCAGCAg GAGGCGGAGAAGCTCGTGGCCTCCCTGCAGGacagctccctggaggaggagcagtTCACAGCCGCCATCCAGGCCCAGGGCCTGCGCCACTCTGCAGCCGCCACTGCCCTCCCCCTCAGCCACGGTGCGGCCCGGAAGTGGTTCTACAAGGACCCGCAGGGCGAGATCCAAG GCCCCTTCACGACCCAGGAGATGGCAGAGTGGTTCCAGGCGGGCTATTTCTCCATGGCCCTGCTGGTGAAGCGGGGCTGTGATGAGGGCTTCCAGCCACTGGGTGAGGTGATCAAGATGTGGGGTCGCGTACCCTTCGCCCCTGGTCCATCACCTCCCCCACTGCTG GGGAACCTGGACCAGGAGCGGCTGAAGAAG CAGCTTCCGCAGTGCGTGCTCCGGGAAAAGGCAGCTCTGGGAGACCTGCCGCcgccacagcagcagcagctcaccgCATTCCTGCAGCAGCTCCAAGCTCTCAAACCCCCCAG GGGTGGGGACCAGAACTTGCTCCCGACGATGAACCGGTCCTTGTCGGTGCCAGACTCGGGTTCCCTCTGGGACATACATACCTCAGCCTCACCACAGTCAG GCGGTGAGGCCAGTCTTTGGGACATACCAATTAACTCTTCGACTCAGGGTCCAATTCTAGAACAACTCCAGCTGCAACACAAA TTCCAGGAGCGCAGAGAAGTGGAGCTCAGGGCGaagcgggaggaggaggagcgcAAGCGCCGGGAGGAGAAGCgccgccagcagcagcagcagcaggaggagcagaagcggcggcaggaggaagaggagctgtTCCGGCGCAAGCAG GTGCGGCAGCAGGAGCTGCTGCTGAagctgctgcagcagcagcagcaggcggcGGCCGCCGTCCCCGTGCCTCCTGCACCCAGTTCCCCGCCCCCCCTGTGGGCCGGCCTGGCCAAGCAGGGCCTGTCCATGAAGACGCTGCTGGAGCTGCAGCTGGAGGGCGAGCGGCACCTGCATAAGCAGCCCCCGCCTCGGGAGCCATCGCGGGCCCAGGCCCCCAACCACCGCGTG CAGCTCGGGGGCCTGGGCGCCGCCCCCCTGAACCAGTGGGTATCTGAGGCCGGGCCACTGTGGGGCGGGCCCGACAAGAGTGGGGGCAGCAGCGGCCTGGGACTCTGGGAAGACACCCTCAAGAGCAGCGGGAGCCTGGCCCGGAGCCTGGGCCTGAAGAACAGCCGCAGCAGCCCCTCTCTCAG TGACTCGTACAGCCACCTGTCCGGCCGGCCTGTGCGCAAGAAGacggaggaggaagagaaactgCTGAAGCTGCTGCAGGGCATCCCCCGGCCCCAGGACGGCTTCACCCAGTGGTGTGAGCAGATGCTGCACACACTGAGCACCACGGGCAGCCTGGACG TGCCCATGGCTGTAGCGATCCTCAAGGAGGTGGAATCCCCCTATGACGTCCACGACTATATCCGTTCCTGCCTGGGGGACACGCTGGAAGCCAAAGAATTTGCCAAACAATTCCTGGAGCGGAGGGCCAAGCAGAAGGCCAgccagcagcggcagcagcag GAGGCTTGGCTGAGCAGTGGCTCCCTGCAGACAGCCTTTCAGACCAACCACAGCACCAAGCTCGGCCCCGGGGAGGGCAGCAAGGCCAAGAGGCGGGCGCTGATGCTGCACTCGGACCCCAGCATCTTGG GGTACTCCCTGCACGGACCTTCTGGTGAGATCGAGAGCGTGGATGACTACTGA